The Sporosarcina ureae genome includes a region encoding these proteins:
- a CDS encoding DUF2207 domain-containing protein: MKWKLLLVALLAFLVLPTTAGAVDFSISGVKINAQLEADGTVQVREQHTYDFDSEFNGIIREIQPKRGASIDDFTASEKGKQLEVEKRGAEYRVHRKGDSEVIVFDLQYTIRNGMEKYNDGAQFHWPFFDRRNETDYGNMTITVVPPSKASDVMFIGYDSAEETGEVQADGTVVFSLGEVHAGDNGDIRVIYEPSLFSAMIAVDRDIRPTVKEDQEMAARLRQEFIENRKIVGIVGNVSAAVGILGVALIGFFANARKKRYVQEAHYQMESNGFYVPTNDMSLPAVLLFKKGVASVELMSAALLDLVRKGHVKQLSDEEFELVDANVQLEHEKQLIQLLFFQIGHDQKFTLSELKSYTKEQKNYEAFDNKFVMWKDLLKAELNEYELKVKTTKERVILSLIGVLGIGFAIAFIYYELYVPLVIVGILTLSAFGFALFYSPYNDKGTLLKLEWERVERWMKELDTKKWEGLSLDDRFRVLIYGVGVKHPELDAYYQDFVSAQKLLDQHRIRNEERHRQNAGDAQYENAYYGGAVYNPVFLAGSFNQASSNVSNNAPSSDSSSSGGTGGGGGGSGAF, from the coding sequence ATGAAATGGAAACTGTTACTTGTCGCTTTACTCGCGTTCCTTGTGTTGCCGACGACAGCTGGGGCTGTAGATTTCAGTATTTCAGGTGTGAAAATCAACGCACAGTTGGAAGCAGATGGTACCGTTCAAGTTAGGGAGCAGCATACGTACGACTTCGACAGTGAATTTAACGGGATCATTCGCGAAATTCAACCGAAAAGAGGAGCATCAATTGATGATTTTACCGCCTCTGAAAAGGGTAAACAGTTAGAAGTTGAAAAGCGAGGCGCGGAATATCGTGTACATCGAAAAGGAGACAGTGAAGTCATTGTCTTCGATTTGCAGTACACTATTCGCAATGGAATGGAAAAGTATAACGATGGTGCACAGTTCCACTGGCCATTTTTTGACCGTCGTAATGAAACGGATTATGGCAATATGACGATTACCGTCGTGCCTCCTAGTAAAGCGTCTGATGTGATGTTCATAGGTTATGACAGTGCGGAAGAGACGGGAGAAGTACAAGCGGATGGTACGGTCGTGTTTTCATTAGGAGAAGTCCATGCAGGAGATAACGGAGATATTCGCGTGATTTATGAACCATCTTTATTTTCAGCAATGATTGCAGTAGATCGCGACATTCGTCCGACGGTGAAAGAGGATCAGGAAATGGCAGCTAGGCTACGTCAGGAGTTCATTGAGAACCGAAAGATTGTGGGTATTGTCGGTAATGTGAGTGCTGCAGTGGGTATTCTTGGAGTTGCTTTGATTGGTTTCTTTGCGAATGCCAGAAAGAAAAGATACGTTCAGGAAGCGCACTATCAAATGGAATCGAATGGTTTCTACGTTCCGACGAATGATATGAGCTTACCGGCAGTACTTCTTTTCAAGAAGGGAGTAGCTTCCGTCGAGCTGATGTCTGCGGCGCTACTGGATCTCGTCCGTAAAGGACATGTGAAACAATTATCTGATGAAGAGTTTGAGTTGGTCGATGCGAATGTCCAATTAGAACACGAAAAGCAACTGATTCAGCTGTTGTTTTTCCAAATTGGTCATGATCAAAAATTTACATTGAGCGAGTTGAAAAGTTACACAAAAGAACAGAAGAATTATGAAGCATTTGATAATAAATTCGTCATGTGGAAAGATCTTCTAAAGGCGGAATTGAATGAATATGAACTGAAGGTCAAGACTACGAAGGAACGCGTGATCCTTAGTTTGATTGGTGTGCTTGGCATCGGATTCGCGATCGCCTTTATTTATTATGAATTGTATGTGCCACTAGTGATAGTGGGAATTTTGACGTTGAGTGCATTCGGATTTGCGTTGTTTTACAGTCCGTATAATGATAAAGGGACTTTGCTCAAACTCGAATGGGAGCGGGTGGAGCGATGGATGAAGGAACTAGATACGAAGAAATGGGAAGGGTTATCGCTTGATGATCGATTCCGTGTGTTGATTTATGGAGTAGGTGTGAAGCATCCTGAACTGGACGCATATTATCAGGATTTCGTCAGTGCCCAAAAGCTGCTTGATCAACATCGTATTCGTAACGAAGAAAGACATCGACAGAATGCAGGGGACGCGCAGTATGAAAACGCTTATTACGGAGGCGCGGTCTATAATCCGGTATTCCTTGCAGGTTCTTTCAATCAAGCGTCGTCCAATGTATCAAACAACGCTCCAAGTAGTGACAGCAGTAGCAGCGGAGGAACTGGCGGTGGTGGCGGTGGATCAGGTGCGTTTTAA